Below is a window of Cytophaga hutchinsonii ATCC 33406 DNA.
TCTATGTATTCTTTTATTTTGCTGAAAAAAGAATTTTCTTCCTCAAAATGAAACGGGTATAATACGAACGATCGAGTCTGTGCTTTCTTATTAAAACCAGAGAACATTTCTTTCACTGAAACGGCTCCAAGTGTTTTACCTGCTGCCCAATCTAATTTAAGATACGAAGAATCTTCCTCTTTTCCTTCTGCAACAATGATTCCATCCGGTTCGGCCTGCATAACCTGAGCATCGTCTTTACCCCAAAGCAGTTTCGACGTTTTTCCGTCAATCACTGCAAAACCACGCTGCTCGGGCATATCCGGGTCGTTGAATTTAACCACCAGCAGGTTTCCTTTATTTGCAATTTTCAAACTGCTCCACCATGCATCCAGGATAGAAACATCTGCCCACAACATTTTTTTAGCCTGAAGATCAAACGCATGAAACAGAGCCTTGCGTTTATCCCCATCACGGGTTTCAACATACACAGTTCCGGTATCGCTATCGGCAATTATTTTCCAGATTACGCCTGAAAATAACTTAGAAAAAGTCGGTGCATGTAAAGACATAGGTATAATTTGCTAATTTTAGGTCAAAGGTAGGAGAATTAAGTGTAAAGTGTAACGTTTTAGAGTGTAAAGAACCGGAACCTGTTTCAGCCTCTATTCCTTAAAGACCCGCTCCATATGAAAAAAAATAACTTCTTATTTTTACTGTTTCTTTTATTAAATGCGTATCAGACTTTGGCTCAGCAGGTATATGTGATCCGGATACGACAGGAGATTGATCCGCAGATGTCACATTTTGTGGAGCTTGGTTTACAGGCGGCAACGCGTGACAGCGCAGATTATATTATCCTTGATATGGATACCTACGGCGGTGCATTACTGGATGCCGATAAAATACGCATGGCTTTATTAAAATATCCCAAACCGGTGTATGTATATATAAACAAAAATGCGGCTTCAGCGGGTGCCTTAATTTCAATTGCCTGCGATTCCATTTACATGGATGCCGGTTCCATTATTGGTGCAGCAACAGTTGTAGACGGCGAAGGTAAGCCTGCCCCGGATAAATACCAATCGGATATGCGCGCAATGATGCGGACCACAGCCGAAACCAATCACCGTAATCCCGTATTTGCTGAAAACATGGTGGGTAAAGCAGTAGGTGCTGATAGCCTAACGGTTGGAAATGTTACCACCTTTACAACCTCAGAAGCTATAAAAAATGGCTATTGTGAGGCTGAAATTCATTCGCTGGAAGAATTGTATACATACCTGCATCTGCATCATGCAGCTATTACACACTTTGAATTAAGTACCACGGACCAGATCGTTAATTTCTTTATGAACCCGGCTTTACGCGGTTTGCTCTTGCTGCTGATCATCGGCGGTATTTATTTTGAACTGCAGACACCTGGTATCGGCGTTGCCTTGTTTGCAGCACTCGTCGGTATTGCTTTATACTTTATTCCTTCTTACCTGAATGGCCTGGCCGAAAACTGGGAGATCCTGATCTTCTTTATAGGCGCTGTTTTATTGATCCTCGAAATAACGGTTATACCGGGCTTTGGCCTTGCGGGACTTTCAGGCCTGGTACTAATTGTTTCATCCCTGATATTGGTTGGCCTAAACAATGACACCTTTGATTTTACCTTTGTGCCGGAGAGCGATATTTACATCACTTCCGCAACCGTACTCGCGGCCTTTACTGCCGGTACTGTTCTTGCATTTGCAGCCGGAAACCGATTCATGAAAAGCGCATTATTCAATAAAATCAGCCTGCAGGATACATTTCAGTCAAGCGATGGCTTCACGTCAAACTTTCATACAGAAGTATTGACCGGTAAACAAGGGACCAGCTATTCCGTGTTAAGACCGAGTGGAAAAATCCTTCTTGATGGAAATGTGTATGATGCGTACACACGCGGTGAATACGTGGAAGCAAACAAAGCAGTTGAAGTGATTGAGCAGGTTGGCAGCTCGTTAAAAGTAAAAGAAATTCATGTCCAGTAACATCTCTATTGTAGCAATCATTCCGGCGCGCTACGCCTCTACCCGTTTTCCGGGAAAGCCTTTGATACAGATCAACGGCAAAACAATGATCCAATGTGTGTACGATCAGGTGCGCAGCACACCTGAAATTACCGAAGTACTTGTTGCTACCGACGACGACCGCATTGAAGCCGAAGTGCTGCGGTTTGGCGGTAAGGTTGTACGTACGCTACCCGAACACCCAAGCGGCACCGACCGTTGTTTTGAAGCCTATCAGAAATTGAATAAGCCTTTTGATTTCATCATCAATGTACAGGGTGACGAACCTTTTATTCAGCCGGAACAGATCCGGACACTGGCAGGCATTTTAACGCCGGATGTAGAGCTTGCAACGCTGATTAAAAAAATCGAAGACGAAGAAACATTATTCAATCCGAATACGCCTAAGGTATTGGTGAATGCAAACGGTGAAGCAATCTACTTCAGCCGGCAGACGATTCCGTATCTGCGTCAGCATGCGGATAAAAAAGACTGGCTGGCCAACCATACGTTTTTCAAACACATCGGCATGTATGCATACCGTCCGGATATATTGGCACAGATCACTCAGTTAAAACCGTCTGCACTGGAGCTTGCGGAATCGCTTGAGCAGTTGAGATGGTTAGAGAGCGGCTATTCGATCCACACGGCTGTTACTACGATAGAGACTGTTGGTATTGATACACCGGAGGATTTATTGAGAGTGACTCATACATCCAGCTAACAAAAAACAATTTGCCTCGGCAAACCAAACGCAGAAAACATATCCTATAAGAAAATCCTCTTCAACAATGACAAAACACACCTTTTTTTTATTCTGCGTATTTATTGCGTTCAGTTGTTCCAACGATAAACTTGAAAGCAAAGGTTTTGCAATCAGTGAAATTTCAGATGAAGAAACCGTACCGGAGAAAAGCGGATTAGCCAAAGACTCTGCTGTATTTCAAACGCAGCCCTACAAAGTGTTGTTGACCGCCCACCCGGCTCACCGGTTAACGCCCCTGTTTAAAGTTAACTACAACAAAAAAACACAGAAGCCTTTTATCGGTTCAACAGATTTTCATTACAGGTATTCAGAAGAAATTGAAAGCGGTAATAACTGGAACAGCCATTTAATACCGGGCTTTGAAGCTGCATATGGATATAACCTGGTGAATATTTCTCATTTCAATACAGGCACTCAGAAACAACAGGTGCTTTTTGAAAAACCGGTATTGATAAAAACCATTTATTATCCGGCGTTTACTAAAGATACATTAAATAACAAACCCGTTACACGTAATTTTTATATGGTTTCAGCGTATGATGAAGATACCAATAAAGATGGCATGATTAACCTGCAGGACTTGAGACGTTTTTATTATTTTGATCTGGAAGGAGAAAATAAACGTGCACTTTTACCAGAAAATTATTCTATCCAGGCGTCAGAATATGACCCCGCAAACGATGTGGTATACATCTTTGCTAAGCTTGACGAAAACAACAATGGTACAGCCGACGACAGGGAAAGTGTACACATCTTCTGGATTGATTTAACCAATCCGGAAAAAACAGGGCGACAGCTGTAAAGCTATTATCGATGCTTTTACCTGATTAATCAACTACGTTCATGAGTATAAAAAATGCCATTCTGTTTTTGCTGCTTTCGTTGCTTTTAACGTCTTGTTCCGGTTCCGGTGAATCTGTTGAATCAACTAATTCAACAGATTCATTAAAGCAGAATACCGGTACATCTTCCATACATACATCTGACACCCTTGAAATATGGGATTCAATTGCCGAAAAACCTTTTCTATTTGAACATTGGCTTGTATCACTGGATAGCGTGCTGCTGTTTCTTCCATCAGATGTAACCTTGAATAAAAGCTTGCAGAAATCTGAATATGAAGCGGGAATGAATGATAGCATAACAGAAATACATGTTGGCCAATCGGTTATTCAATATATAAAATCTCCTTCTGTGGGTTTTATAAACTATGCGGTTATTATGGATAAGGATATAGAATTTGTGCGCGGCATCCACATTGGTGACCGATATGAAAATATCATTCAAAAACTTAACATAAAACATCAGCAAAAAACATTCACATGTTTATATATCAATCATGGAGATGCAAACAGCGTATTGATTTTTGAATTCAAAGAGGAGAGACTTTTCAAAGCTACTTTCTGGCCCTATACCGGTTAAAAAATAATTCATATATTTTACGTGTATCCAAATTTATTAAAATCAAATACGCACATGACAGATCAATTTATTAAAATCATACTGAACATTACAGCACTTTGTTCCATGCTTGCAGGACTTTTTGGAATGCTGTTTTGTTTTCCCTTTTTATGGTCGACAAAAATGGAAGCCTTGGTAAGTGCCGGTTTTCCATTTATTGCCGGCTCCATACTTTTTGGATCGGGACTTTTAACGCGTGGAATTATTATCAGGAATAAATGTTAAAAACGTCATATAGATTATGGCTAAAAAAACTTCTGAAAAACTGGGTGTAAAAAACGGGATGCGGTCGATACTCCTGCATGCAGATGAAAAGGTAATCCAGACAATAGATTACCCGCAACTTGACCGTAAGACAACGCTGAGCGGAGCATTCGATTACGTACATTTTTTTGTACAGAACACTACCGATTTTCATAAAATATTTCCCAAACTCATTCCGCATCTAAAAACTACCGGCATGCTTTGGGTATCGTGGCCCAAAGCAGGACAAGGTAACACAGACCTTACGTTACCTGTAGTAATACAGATCGGTTATTCGTATGGATTGGTTGAAAGTAAAGCCATCAGTATTGATACATACTGGTCTGCATTAAAATTTACGCATCCGAAAAAAGGGAAGACATATGAAAATAGCTATGGTAAACTGCCTGAGCCTTCTTAAAATGCGCTTATTCTATTCTACATTGAATACATATTCTAGAATTAACTCCGTATAAACCCGCATATATTTTAATTATATTTATACACTTGAAAAAATATAATTAAAAGGTATATTTACTTATAATGTTTTCCAGGGGTTATCAGTTTTGAACCAACTGGAGATACATTTTTATTGCGACCAATACCCTAATAAAAAACATGTATGAAACAGCTCTTTAAAAAAGAAAAAACCAGGATTTTCATTTTTTTATCAATCATCTTTTTATCTGTACAGGCATTCAGTTCAAATGCTCAATGCACAGAGGCATGGGAAGATTTTGACACACACCGTAACGTTACCTATGCCAATGTAGATGGTGTATTTACAGAGAATGCTGCAAACCCGGCTGCTAATTATATTAACAGCAGTGCAACATGCGGAAAATACGAACGTTCAACCATTCAGTATGACGGTATTGTTGGCGCTGCAACGGTTGGCAACGGCGATTATTACAGAGACAGAAGAAAAGTGTTCAAAATGGATGTGTACAGTGCCTATGCCGGCATGGAGGTAAAAATTACACTTGCCAACAATACACAAAGTCAATTGGCGTATCCAACAGGCAGACACAGCGAATACACTGCCTTAACTACTAAAGTAAATCAGTGGGAAACAGTAACGTTTGCCTGGCTGGTAAACCCAGATGCTGCTTTAGCAGGCGACTTGGTTAACCAGGTAGTGATACAGTTTGCCGGTAATACAACCGCAAGCAAAACCATATACTTTGACAATTTTGTATCTGAATACCTGATCACGTGGGATGATTTTGACTATGTTCGAAATGCAACCTATACTTCCATGGATGGTACACTGAGCACAGTAACCAACCCGGCCTCAAGCCTTGTAAACAGCAGTACTAAATGCGCGCGTTATATCCGTAATGCAGCCGCACAAAATGACATGATCGTTGCATCCTGCACAAACATTGGGCAGGCAGACAATTACAAAAACGGGAATTATGTTATTAAAATGGCTGTATATAGCCCTGTAAGCGGCCTGCCTGTTAAATTATTCCTGAACAAATCTTCTGTAACGGCTACACAGGCCTACCCTGCCGGCAGACACAGCTTTTATACAAGTACCACTACCAAAACGAATCAATGGGAAGTTCTGACATTTGTATACGGCGGACAGCCGGATGCTACGGTAACCGGAGTAGATCAGTTTGCACTGCAATTCGCACCCAATACTTCAACAGGCACAACAGTATACTTTGATGAATTAGTAGCTGTGCTTACAAAACCTGCTGCAACATCTGCTATTACAGGCCCGGCTACAGCATGTAAAAATCAGAATGGGGTTGTGTACACTGTTGTTAATGTAACCGGCGCAACCTATAACTGGTCAGTACCTGCAGGAGCAACCATTGTTTCAGGTATTGGTACAAACGCTATTACTGTGAATTACGGAGCAAATCCGGTTAGCGGTTCTGTGGCTGTCAGAAGATCCAATGAAATATCCTGTACATCAGATTGGACTGCACTTAACGTAACCATCGGTACGCTTACACCAACCGTTGATGCCGGCGCACCTATAACAAAATGTAACTATATTAATTTCATACCGCTTACTGGTACTGTGGGCGGCGCAGGAGTAACAACCGGTATCTGGTCGTCTCCAACAGGAGGTACATTTACAGATGCCACAAATTTAAAGGCCTCGTATACGCCTTCTCAGACAGACAGAACCAACGGCAGCGTGACACTTACACTAACTACGACAGGAACCTGCAACGCTGCTTCAGCTACCGTGAATCTTACACTTACTGCCTGCACCGGTCTTACAATATCCATTCCTTCCAATAAATATTGTGCGGGTAATACATTCACTGCTACTTATTCATCAACAGAAACCTATAATGCAGGAAATGTATTTCTGGTTCAATTAAGTAATGCTGCAGGTGCGTTCACCAACGCAACAAATATAGGTACGTTAACATCCTCAGCAAGCACCGGCCAGATTGCCTGTACCATGCCTGCAGCACCAACACCCGGCGCACTTTACAGAATCCGTATTGTAGCTACCAGCCCATCAACAATCAGTCCGGATAATGGATTTGATATCAGCCTGGGATATGTTGCAAATCCTGATTGGTACACCACTAATTATAATATCCTGGTAGGAGAAACAACTATTCTTAGAAATCAAACAAGTGGTTCTGTACGTTGCGGCTGGGTTTTAGGTGATGGAGCTTTACCTGAAACACCTGTTTCATGTCTGCAATCTGTATCCTACACAACTCCGGGAACTAAAAAAGTATCTGTAATCGCATATGATCAATACGGATGCTCTGCCACAGGCTCAGAACAAAATATCAATGTATTCAGCTGCAATCCGGTTATTCCCGCAAATGCATACATAGTAACAGGAACGCAGGATGCAGCTGTTATTCCTAACGATGCAGCTGTATGGGTAAAAGGTGGAGCAGTATATACTGTAAAAAACAGCCGTCAGTATGTGTATGTTTCAGCAGGCGGCAGTGTCAAAATGGGGCAATTCGGATCTGTGAGAGCTGTATATCTTGAGCCTTTTGCAAGTTTTGATGGAGGTACAGGATCAACTTCCGGTGCAATTGTATATGACCCGAATGCCGGCGTATTAGCTAATCCAAGTCCAAACTTATACCTTTTACCTTGCAGCAGCCTTACCCTGGCTACAGATATTACTACAGACATACAAAATCAAGGTGCTGCAGCAATCGATGTAGTTGTGTACCCGAATCCTACAAACGGAAACTTCTCTATTAAAAGTACAAATACAGTTGTGTATGAAGTAACGGTAGTAAATGGTTTAGGACAAACAGAAGTACATACCGGTGAACACATCAGCACAGACATGAAAGGACTTCTTGTTCTTAAGATCAATACAGACAAAGGAACAACAGTCAGACGGATCAGTGTGACAGAATAAGTGATACCTTAAAATCGTGTACTTAATCCGTTAAGTTACCCGGCTTTATTATTTATCGTCATTCGTTATAAAAGACAAATCCCCAACGGTATAATGCATACCGTTGGGGATTTGTCTTTATTCCAGCATCTAAGTTGCGCTTTATGCGTGCTTTACTAAATGCTTATAATGACTTGCTACAAATTTATCAATCGTATCGTAGTAGGCATCCAGTTCCATTTCATCCAGATCAATAGATACAGACGAACCATCTTTAAAAGTCAACTCCATTTTTTTAGCTTCACTCTTATCATCGGTAAGTATCTCAATATGCTGAATATCGGCTGTATTGAAATGCCCTTCTTTTTCGTTGTTTTTGTATTCTATTTTATCATCTGTAAGCTGAAGAAAATCGTGTAGATTTTTTATACCCGAAACTATTTTATCTAATATCGGAGGAACCATGCAGGCAAGCAGCCATAGCAGGAAGCGGAGGTGATTTACTTCATACGTAAAATAAACAAAACCGAAGATTGCAGGAATAAACAAATACATCAATATCTGTGTGCGCAATTTCGCAACACGATTTCTGAATATAATTCCTCCAGGTACTTCTTTCAGTTTAATCGGAAATAATATTTCTTCCCACATAATCAGCACCATTATTACCACAGCCAAACCAATCAGAAATATCCCTACAAACACATCTGTATTTTCTTTCAGGTCATGAATGGAAACAACGAAAATCTGCTGGGCCAAAAAACACGAAATAATAAAAACAAGTAATAGCAAGCCTATACTAAATTCTTTCGGGTAGGTTGGTCGTATTATTTTTCTCATGGGTATAATTTTTCAAATGAATATATAAAATATGATCGTAAAATTAATTTTCAATATTGATTCAATTCTGAATTTCAAATCAAATATCAGCTGTCTTTAATAAAAATTAACCCTCTTTTCCGGAATTTAAGTTACGTGTATTTACATATATGCACAAACTTGAAATTTGATAAAGTGCCTCCAGATTTCTGCAAAGCATAATTTCCTCGCTCTTTTGCCAGAAAACCGCCTTAAAATTCAAAAAACAGAATATTCTAAAAATATGACTTATCAAATAAAAAATATTCATTAAATTATTTAAATAATTGAATTGTAATATTTATTATTGTAATAGTAACATAAAATTTATTGAATAACATACGCAGCCCCAGCACTGTTTTCAATAAATGGAATATGATCCTGAACCCAACTAACCGAAGCTCATTTATGAAAAAAAGATTACTCTCCGCTTTTATTTTTGTTTCGCTGGTGTTTACAACTGTCTGTCATCAAACAGTTGCTCAGACACAACCATTCCCGGCAAACAAAACCTACTCGTATGGTACCATGCCTGGCAATAAAAATAGCCAGGATGCTATCAATAACTACAATACCTGGAAAACGAATTATGTTGAAGCCTGTTCCAACGGAAGGTTCAGAGTAAAATTTGACAACAGAAGCCAGACGGTATCAGAAGGTATCGCTTACGGGATGTTATTAGCTGCTTATTCAGGCGACAGAACATTATTTGACGGTCTTTGGAATTATTATAAAGATAACCGTAACGGAAACGGTGTAATGAACTGGAAAATCAATGGCTGTTCGGGTACTGCAGGTGCTAACGGTGCTACTGACTCTGAAGTGGATGCGGCTATGGCCCTTATCGTTGCAGACTATCAGTGGAGTACTTCAGGCTCCATCAATTATAAAAATGATGCAAAGGCATTGATCACTGCCATCAAAAATTTTGAGGTAGAAAGCGGATCGTATGTGTTAAAGCCAGGCGACCAGTTTGGCGGCAGTAGCCTCACAAACCCTTCGTACTTTGCGCCGGGTTATTTCAGAACGTTTGCAACGTATATGAATGATACCTTCTGGAACAATGTAGCCGATAAATGTTATGTCGTTATTAATAATAACCTGTCTGTAAATAATGCCGCAGGCGGTTTAGTGTCTGACTGGTGTACAGCATCCGGCAGTTATTCAAGTGCAGCAGGCGGTTATGCAAACGGCGGAAGAAATTACTCATACGATGCAGCCCGCACACCATGGAGAATTGCAGTAGATTATGTTTGGTATGGCAATGCAAGTGCAAAAACGTATTCTAAAAAATCTTCCGATTTCGTTCGCGTAAACCTGGGCGGTTCTCAAAATGTAAAAGATGGTTACAGCCAGAACGGTTCTGCTGTAAGTAACTACCACAACTCAACATTTGTTGGCGCTTTTGCTGCAGCAGCGATGGCAGGCGAAAATCAATCGCACCTTGACAATTCCTATTCCGATCTGAAAGGCATCAACGATGCGAATTCTTATTTTAACCAGACATTAAAAACACTTTACCTGTTTTTATTAACAGGTAACTTTTATTTACCGGGCTCAGGCACTGTAGTGCCTCCTGTAAACGCTGCACCTACGGTTTCGCTAACGGCTCCTTCAAACAACGCTGCCTTCAATGCTCCGGCTTCGGTAACGCTTACAGCAAATGCAGCCGATGCAGACGGTACTATTGCGAAGGTTGAATTTTTCAATGGTTCTACCTTATTGAATACAGATGCAAGCGCACCGTATTCCTTCAACTGGACGAATGTTGCAGC
It encodes the following:
- a CDS encoding DUF4905 domain-containing protein; its protein translation is MSLHAPTFSKLFSGVIWKIIADSDTGTVYVETRDGDKRKALFHAFDLQAKKMLWADVSILDAWWSSLKIANKGNLLVVKFNDPDMPEQRGFAVIDGKTSKLLWGKDDAQVMQAEPDGIIVAEGKEEDSSYLKLDWAAGKTLGAVSVKEMFSGFNKKAQTRSFVLYPFHFEEENSFFSKIKEYIEIITGHKAVRMIEYLEKGDKVLISYYIYEEEKLTNFILVADEKGALLVHEKLNAGLKGIGMDTFFVLKDQLIVVKNNNELQSYVIK
- a CDS encoding NfeD family protein; translated protein: MKKNNFLFLLFLLLNAYQTLAQQVYVIRIRQEIDPQMSHFVELGLQAATRDSADYIILDMDTYGGALLDADKIRMALLKYPKPVYVYINKNAASAGALISIACDSIYMDAGSIIGAATVVDGEGKPAPDKYQSDMRAMMRTTAETNHRNPVFAENMVGKAVGADSLTVGNVTTFTTSEAIKNGYCEAEIHSLEELYTYLHLHHAAITHFELSTTDQIVNFFMNPALRGLLLLLIIGGIYFELQTPGIGVALFAALVGIALYFIPSYLNGLAENWEILIFFIGAVLLILEITVIPGFGLAGLSGLVLIVSSLILVGLNNDTFDFTFVPESDIYITSATVLAAFTAGTVLAFAAGNRFMKSALFNKISLQDTFQSSDGFTSNFHTEVLTGKQGTSYSVLRPSGKILLDGNVYDAYTRGEYVEANKAVEVIEQVGSSLKVKEIHVQ
- the kdsB gene encoding 3-deoxy-manno-octulosonate cytidylyltransferase, with amino-acid sequence MSSNISIVAIIPARYASTRFPGKPLIQINGKTMIQCVYDQVRSTPEITEVLVATDDDRIEAEVLRFGGKVVRTLPEHPSGTDRCFEAYQKLNKPFDFIINVQGDEPFIQPEQIRTLAGILTPDVELATLIKKIEDEETLFNPNTPKVLVNANGEAIYFSRQTIPYLRQHADKKDWLANHTFFKHIGMYAYRPDILAQITQLKPSALELAESLEQLRWLESGYSIHTAVTTIETVGIDTPEDLLRVTHTSS
- a CDS encoding T9SS type A sorting domain-containing protein, producing MKQLFKKEKTRIFIFLSIIFLSVQAFSSNAQCTEAWEDFDTHRNVTYANVDGVFTENAANPAANYINSSATCGKYERSTIQYDGIVGAATVGNGDYYRDRRKVFKMDVYSAYAGMEVKITLANNTQSQLAYPTGRHSEYTALTTKVNQWETVTFAWLVNPDAALAGDLVNQVVIQFAGNTTASKTIYFDNFVSEYLITWDDFDYVRNATYTSMDGTLSTVTNPASSLVNSSTKCARYIRNAAAQNDMIVASCTNIGQADNYKNGNYVIKMAVYSPVSGLPVKLFLNKSSVTATQAYPAGRHSFYTSTTTKTNQWEVLTFVYGGQPDATVTGVDQFALQFAPNTSTGTTVYFDELVAVLTKPAATSAITGPATACKNQNGVVYTVVNVTGATYNWSVPAGATIVSGIGTNAITVNYGANPVSGSVAVRRSNEISCTSDWTALNVTIGTLTPTVDAGAPITKCNYINFIPLTGTVGGAGVTTGIWSSPTGGTFTDATNLKASYTPSQTDRTNGSVTLTLTTTGTCNAASATVNLTLTACTGLTISIPSNKYCAGNTFTATYSSTETYNAGNVFLVQLSNAAGAFTNATNIGTLTSSASTGQIACTMPAAPTPGALYRIRIVATSPSTISPDNGFDISLGYVANPDWYTTNYNILVGETTILRNQTSGSVRCGWVLGDGALPETPVSCLQSVSYTTPGTKKVSVIAYDQYGCSATGSEQNINVFSCNPVIPANAYIVTGTQDAAVIPNDAAVWVKGGAVYTVKNSRQYVYVSAGGSVKMGQFGSVRAVYLEPFASFDGGTGSTSGAIVYDPNAGVLANPSPNLYLLPCSSLTLATDITTDIQNQGAAAIDVVVYPNPTNGNFSIKSTNTVVYEVTVVNGLGQTEVHTGEHISTDMKGLLVLKINTDKGTTVRRISVTE